A section of the Variovorax sp. PBS-H4 genome encodes:
- a CDS encoding alpha/beta fold hydrolase, whose product MPDECRWTTLGVRMRQVRRRPGELNWLFFPGGPGLGSESLTELVETVDVPGTSWLVDLPGDGSNVGAPGAPRNPYSLWPQVLLEAVAAVPQPVCVGHAAGGEHLLSVSELEGYLRGLVLISAAPDAGWMPAFSTMTQDNPLPEAAAATDRYNRQPGDDTLRDLAVASAPWNFTAQGLAAGRDLLSRLPYNSAAVEWSSAHVDRTYVSAWWPENLPTLILSGQDDRTVTQDLWADPHYRADHVLHHQIPAAAHFPWIEQPDAVRAAFAEFTAALADPATPVGARN is encoded by the coding sequence GTGCCGGACGAATGTCGATGGACCACCCTCGGGGTGCGGATGCGACAGGTGCGTCGCCGTCCGGGGGAGTTGAACTGGTTGTTCTTCCCCGGCGGGCCCGGGCTGGGCTCCGAAAGCCTGACTGAACTTGTTGAGACCGTCGACGTGCCCGGGACGAGTTGGTTGGTTGACCTGCCGGGTGACGGGTCCAATGTCGGCGCACCCGGGGCGCCCCGCAATCCATACAGCTTGTGGCCCCAGGTGTTGTTGGAGGCGGTGGCTGCGGTTCCTCAGCCGGTATGCGTCGGCCACGCCGCCGGCGGCGAACACCTGCTGTCGGTGTCGGAGCTTGAGGGCTATCTCCGCGGACTGGTGCTGATCAGCGCAGCACCCGACGCCGGCTGGATGCCTGCTTTCTCCACAATGACCCAGGACAACCCGCTGCCTGAAGCGGCTGCGGCGACCGACCGGTACAACCGCCAGCCGGGCGACGACACCTTGCGTGACCTCGCCGTCGCGAGCGCCCCGTGGAATTTCACCGCCCAAGGGTTGGCTGCCGGGCGAGATCTGCTCAGTCGCCTGCCGTACAACTCGGCGGCCGTGGAGTGGTCATCAGCCCATGTCGACCGGACCTACGTGTCGGCTTGGTGGCCGGAGAACCTGCCCACGCTGATCCTCAGTGGGCAGGACGACCGCACCGTCACCCAAGACCTGTGGGCAGATCCGCATTACCGCGCAGACCACGTCCTGCACCATCAGATCCCAGCCGCTGCCCACTTCCCCTGGATCGAACAACCCGACGCGGTCCGCGCCGCCTTCGCCGAGTTCACCGCCGCCCTCGCCGACCCGGCGACACCAGTAGGAGCACGCAACTGA
- a CDS encoding DUF1453 family protein, whose product MTVYEIVILVAMVGYAIFRQTQFHEVVGDTRFKLAIIYGIVGLAMGGYHVPNGRWEIIFLATSLLLSVVVGLVRGKYTRVWADQGRVYSQGTAFTISLFVGLVAVKFTMGTLAYFNGLSDSGRFGEILLMIATMVAFQAQIIWRRAQPLGARTSEKAQPTRSHTTTP is encoded by the coding sequence ATGACCGTCTACGAGATCGTGATCTTGGTTGCGATGGTCGGTTACGCCATCTTCCGCCAGACCCAGTTCCACGAGGTAGTGGGTGACACCCGTTTCAAACTGGCCATCATCTACGGCATCGTGGGTCTAGCGATGGGTGGCTACCACGTGCCGAACGGGCGGTGGGAGATCATCTTTCTCGCCACCAGTCTGCTGCTCTCCGTCGTCGTCGGTCTGGTGCGGGGCAAATACACCCGAGTCTGGGCCGACCAAGGACGCGTCTACAGCCAGGGAACCGCTTTCACCATCTCCCTTTTCGTCGGACTCGTGGCGGTCAAGTTCACGATGGGCACCCTGGCCTACTTCAATGGGCTCAGTGACAGCGGCCGTTTTGGCGAGATCCTGCTCATGATCGCGACAATGGTCGCCTTCCAGGCCCAGATCATCTGGCGCCGGGCCCAGCCGCTCGGGGCGCGGACATCAGAAAAAGCCCAGCCCACTCGCTCCCACACGACCACCCCCTGA